One genomic window of Daphnia pulex isolate KAP4 chromosome 10, ASM2113471v1 includes the following:
- the LOC124204732 gene encoding uncharacterized protein LOC124204732 isoform X2: protein MAAQEALHGLHNTPYVKNEPMGNNGYDYNYAINDGTYANHHYNPYMHYGEPQHTYDHLASHHHHHYGPPHQNGPGPENHHHPVHYPQAQPQIPNPHMNQHHHPHHYGHGMDGGMSLNPPSHYSMMPSNTGGPVYKDENTEDPYSFVDEETGANRSAVAPAAVESIKTEPTTGPAPKKRGRKKKILPEPVPSPFSFAHRDVEPLPLPPMTMDSILPVGADAADGQPGKRKYTKSEHYKQRRRHDRFNGMTEEEVRSRTLPDHLASNLDVVIIGINPGLFAAYKGHHYAGPGNHFWKCLYLAGLVPEPMTADDDFKLMHFGIGFTNMVARATKGSADLTRKEIREGGRILLEKLQQYRPKIAVFNGKGIYEVFSGKKEFTFGKQPECIDGTNTFIWVMPSSSARCAQLPRAMDKVPFYSALKKFRDYLNGLIPEIDENEVIFNDPKIRAADDGTEISEHLKVDSLSSDDLPALVGASEFSVDSEQQQQPMNLPALLPIEDGMGGQVPVKKKRGRPKKIRADGTTAPTPVKQSSVSAATSSSSTAMNGADFVNGQPPKKKRGRPKKIRTDEVRPVPQMMDANGGLSNSFGGGGGSSSSNHSHLETNRGPHSPAPSSYSSMAGHSFVNNQPSVINHPSSSSSASSQQQHSHALDYYGRASSNVGGGPLSGLCNDMSPHQSTSSTPQPATSSPRQLEFDPGMREGHPKTEHRATPAELNGDSRHHQMTSPGVNSSSSSKAAEQQHHPPPPRSHPGTPQPMAYRPTPPAVAYHVPNQVKDVASKSLSGLESLVDQIPNMADGEQNQQQQHQQQQQQQQHPNGLHGQQPVAVSTSFGHYSTAPAQPSFSYPSTSFGHYAPHYTTPNGGSFPPNLYNPGGQESVFNRTGTVSYPMSFPTSQMNGRSPAMAAGFPYSSYGQAYPHPPHSGAPSGFSPYNPPGSGGVIGGFHPSTSYAYGTTYAPSYTTTQAAASYLNAAAANHQALDGSRGPSGGAGGGAGGGSAGPKDERNSDPAAFGGY, encoded by the exons ATGGCTGCCCAGGAGGCCCTTCATGGACTCCACAACACTCC TTACGTGAAGAATGAACCAATGGGCAACAATGGGTACGACTACAACTATGCCATCAATGATGGCACCTACGCCAATCATCACTACAATCCATACATGCACTATGGAGAGCCTCAACACACTTACGATCATCTAGCTTctcaccaccatcatcactATGGGCCACCTCATCAGAATGGTCCTGGCCCAGAGAACCACCACCATCCCGTTCACTACCCACAGGCCCAGCCACAGATCCCGAACCCCCACATGAATCAACACCACCATCCACATCACTATGGGCACGGGATGGATGGAGGAATGAGCCTTAACCCTCCATCCCACTACAGCATGATGCCATCGAACACAG GTGGTCCAGTGTACAAAGATGAGAACACAGAAGATCCATACAGTTTTGTTGATGAAGAAACAGGGGCAAACAGAAGTGCAGTTGCACCTGCCGCTGTCGAGTCAATCAAAACTGAGCCCACCACGGGTCCAGCACCTAAAAAGCGTggacgaaagaagaaaatcctaCCCGAACCAGTCCCAAG TCCTTTCTCTTTTGCGCATAGGGACGTTGAGCCACTGCCACTGCCGCCAATGACAATGGACAGCATTCTCCCGGTCGGAGCTGACGCCGCCGACGGCCAGCCAGGCAAACGGAAGTACACCAAATCTGAGCATTACAAACAGAGGCGAAGACATGACCGATTCAACGGCATGACTGAGGAGGAAGTTCGGTCTAGAACACTCCCAGATCATCTGGCCTCAAACTTGGACGTCGTTATC ATTGGAATTAATCCGGGCCTTTTCGCTGCATACAAAGGACATCATTACGCAGGGCCGGGCAACCATttct GGAAGTGCCTGTATCTAGCCGGCCTTGTTCCGGAACCGATGACGGCCGATGATGACTTTAAACTGATGCATTTTGGCATCGGATTCACCAATATGGTAGCCAGAGCTACAAAGGGTAGCGCCGATCTGACTCGCAAAGAAATCCGAGAAG GCGGCCGGATATTACTGGAAAAGTTACAGCAGTACCGGCCAAAGATTGCCGTCTTTAACGGCAAAGGTATCTACGAAGTCTTTAGCGGCAAGAAGGAGTTCACCTTCGGCAAGCAGCCCGAATGTATTGACGGAACGAATACA TTCATTTGGGTGATGCCGTCTTCGAGTGCCCGATGCGCTCAACTGCCCAGAGCCATGGACAAGGTGCCGTTTTACTCTGCGCTGAAAAAGTTCCGCGACTACCTCAACGGCCTCATTCCCGAAATCGATGAGAATGAGGTGATCTTCAACGATCCAAAGATCCGGGCCGCTGACGACGGCACGGAAATTAGTGAACATTTAAAAG TTGATTCCCTATCGTCTGATGACTTGCCGGCCCTAGTAGGAGCCAGCGAGTTCTCGGTAGACTctgagcaacaacaacagccaatgAATCTCCCTGCCTTGCTTCCAATTGAGGACGGAATGGGTGGCCAGGTCCcggtgaaaaagaaacgtgGGCGGCCCAAGAAAATTCGAGCGGACGGAACAACAGCTCCTACCCCGGTGAAGCAGTCGAGTGTTTCGGCTGCGACGTCCAGCTCGTCTACTGCCATGAACGGCGCCGACTTTGTCAACGGCCAGCcgccaaagaaaaagcgaGGGCGCCCGAAAAAGATCCGAACGGACGAGGTCCGCCCAGTCCCGCAGATGATGGATGCCAACGGAGGTTTGAGCAATTCATTTGGCGGAggtggcggcagcagcagctccaatCACTCTCACCTGGAGACTAATCGCGGGCCCCACTCACCTGCCCCGTCCAGCTACTCCAGCATGGCCGGCCACTCTTTTGTCAATAATCAACCCAGTGTAATCAACCacccgtcatcatcatcctccGCCTCCAGTCAGCAACAACATTCTCACGCTCTCGACTATTACGGACGGGCGTCCAGCAATGTCGGAGGAGGGCCGCTATCGGGACTTTGTAACGACATGTCTCCCCATCAATCCACATCATCAACACCTCAACCGGCCACGTCATCGCCTCGTCAATTGGAATTCGATCCAGG GATGAGGGAAGGCCATCCGAAAACGGAACACAGGGCCACACCGGCCGAATTGAACGGCGATTCCAGGCATCACCAAATGACTTCTCCCGGtgtcaacagcagcagcagtagcaaaGCGGccgagcagcagcaccacccACCTCCTCCCAGGAGTCATCCGGGCACTCCGCAGCCCATGGCTTACAGGCCTACGCCACCGGCAGTCGCTTATCACGTCCCCAATCAAGTAAAG GATGTTGCAAGTAAGAGCTTATCAGGTCTGGAATCGTTGGTGGACCAAATTCCAAACATGGCCGATGGAGAGcagaatcaacaacaacagcatcaacagcaacagcagcagcaacaacacccaAACGGCTTACATGGTCAGCAACCCGTGGCCGTGTCGACGAGTTTCGGTCACTACAGTACAGCCCCTGCCCAGCCTAGTTTCTCTTATCCTTCAACGTCATTCGGTCACTACGCGCCTCACTACACTACCCCCAATGGAGGATCCTTtccacccaacctctacaatCCAG GTGGCCAAGAATCAGTTTTCAATAGGACGGGGACAGTGTCGTATCCGATGTCGTTCCCAACGTCTCAAATGAACGGTCGGAGTCCTGCCATGGCTGCTGGCTTTCCATACTCTAGTTACGGCCAGGCGTACCCTCATCCGCCGCATAGCGGGGCGCCATCTGGTTTCTCTCCTTACAATCCGCCAGGATCCGGAGGAGTCATCGGCGGTTTCCACCCGAGCACTTCGTACGCCTACGGCACCACGTACGCCCCTTCGTACACGACCACTCAAGCGGCTGCCAGCTACCTCAACGCAGCTGCCGCCAATCACCAAGCCCTCGATGGAAGCCGAGGTCCAAGTGGAGGAGCAGGAGGTGGTGCAGGAGGAGGATCAGCAGGGCCGAAAGATGAGCGAAATTCAGATCCGGCTGCTTTCGGTGGGtactga
- the LOC124204732 gene encoding uncharacterized protein LOC124204732 isoform X4, with the protein MAAQEALHGLHNTPYVKNEPMGNNGYDYNYAINDGTYANHHYNPYMHYGEPQHTYDHLASHHHHHYGPPHQNGPGPENHHHPVHYPQAQPQIPNPHMNQHHHPHHYGHGMDGGMSLNPPSHYSMMPSNTGGPVYKDENTEDPYSFVDEETGANRSAVAPAAVESIKTEPTTGPAPKKRGRKKKILPEPVPSPFSFAHRDVEPLPLPPMTMDSILPVGADAADGQPGKRKYTKSEHYKQRRRHDRFNGMTEEEVRSRTLPDHLASNLDVVIIGINPGLFAAYKGHHYAGPGNHFWKCLYLAGLVPEPMTADDDFKLMHFGIGFTNMVARATKGSADLTRKEIREGGRILLEKLQQYRPKIAVFNGKGIYEVFSGKKEFTFGKQPECIDGTNTFIWVMPSSSARCAQLPRAMDKVPFYSALKKFRDYLNGLIPEIDENEVIFNDPKIRAADDGTEISEHLKVDSLSSDDLPALVGASEFSVDSEQQQQPMNLPALLPIEDGMGGQVPVKKKRGRPKKIRADGTTAPTPVKQSSVSAATSSSSTAMNGADFVNGQPPKKKRGRPKKIRTDEVRPVPQMMDANGGLSNSFGGGGGSSSSNHSHLETNRGPHSPAPSSYSSMAGHSFVNNQPSVINHPSSSSSASSQQQHSHALDYYGRASSNVGGGPLSGLCNDMSPHQSTSSTPQPATSSPRQLEFDPGMREGHPKTEHRATPAELNGDSRHHQMTSPGVNSSSSSKAAEQQHHPPPPRSHPGTPQPMAYRPTPPAVAYHVPNQDVASKSLSGLESLVDQIPNMADGEQNQQQQHQQQQQQQQHPNGLHGQQPVAVSTSFGHYSTAPAQPSFSYPSTSFGHYAPHYTTPNGGSFPPNLYNPGGQESVFNRTGTVSYPMSFPTSQMNGRSPAMAAGFPYSSYGQAYPHPPHSGAPSGFSPYNPPGSGGVIGGFHPSTSYAYGTTYAPSYTTTQAAASYLNAAAANHQALDGSRGPSGGAGGGAGGGSAGPKDERNSDPAAFGGY; encoded by the exons ATGGCTGCCCAGGAGGCCCTTCATGGACTCCACAACACTCC TTACGTGAAGAATGAACCAATGGGCAACAATGGGTACGACTACAACTATGCCATCAATGATGGCACCTACGCCAATCATCACTACAATCCATACATGCACTATGGAGAGCCTCAACACACTTACGATCATCTAGCTTctcaccaccatcatcactATGGGCCACCTCATCAGAATGGTCCTGGCCCAGAGAACCACCACCATCCCGTTCACTACCCACAGGCCCAGCCACAGATCCCGAACCCCCACATGAATCAACACCACCATCCACATCACTATGGGCACGGGATGGATGGAGGAATGAGCCTTAACCCTCCATCCCACTACAGCATGATGCCATCGAACACAG GTGGTCCAGTGTACAAAGATGAGAACACAGAAGATCCATACAGTTTTGTTGATGAAGAAACAGGGGCAAACAGAAGTGCAGTTGCACCTGCCGCTGTCGAGTCAATCAAAACTGAGCCCACCACGGGTCCAGCACCTAAAAAGCGTggacgaaagaagaaaatcctaCCCGAACCAGTCCCAAG TCCTTTCTCTTTTGCGCATAGGGACGTTGAGCCACTGCCACTGCCGCCAATGACAATGGACAGCATTCTCCCGGTCGGAGCTGACGCCGCCGACGGCCAGCCAGGCAAACGGAAGTACACCAAATCTGAGCATTACAAACAGAGGCGAAGACATGACCGATTCAACGGCATGACTGAGGAGGAAGTTCGGTCTAGAACACTCCCAGATCATCTGGCCTCAAACTTGGACGTCGTTATC ATTGGAATTAATCCGGGCCTTTTCGCTGCATACAAAGGACATCATTACGCAGGGCCGGGCAACCATttct GGAAGTGCCTGTATCTAGCCGGCCTTGTTCCGGAACCGATGACGGCCGATGATGACTTTAAACTGATGCATTTTGGCATCGGATTCACCAATATGGTAGCCAGAGCTACAAAGGGTAGCGCCGATCTGACTCGCAAAGAAATCCGAGAAG GCGGCCGGATATTACTGGAAAAGTTACAGCAGTACCGGCCAAAGATTGCCGTCTTTAACGGCAAAGGTATCTACGAAGTCTTTAGCGGCAAGAAGGAGTTCACCTTCGGCAAGCAGCCCGAATGTATTGACGGAACGAATACA TTCATTTGGGTGATGCCGTCTTCGAGTGCCCGATGCGCTCAACTGCCCAGAGCCATGGACAAGGTGCCGTTTTACTCTGCGCTGAAAAAGTTCCGCGACTACCTCAACGGCCTCATTCCCGAAATCGATGAGAATGAGGTGATCTTCAACGATCCAAAGATCCGGGCCGCTGACGACGGCACGGAAATTAGTGAACATTTAAAAG TTGATTCCCTATCGTCTGATGACTTGCCGGCCCTAGTAGGAGCCAGCGAGTTCTCGGTAGACTctgagcaacaacaacagccaatgAATCTCCCTGCCTTGCTTCCAATTGAGGACGGAATGGGTGGCCAGGTCCcggtgaaaaagaaacgtgGGCGGCCCAAGAAAATTCGAGCGGACGGAACAACAGCTCCTACCCCGGTGAAGCAGTCGAGTGTTTCGGCTGCGACGTCCAGCTCGTCTACTGCCATGAACGGCGCCGACTTTGTCAACGGCCAGCcgccaaagaaaaagcgaGGGCGCCCGAAAAAGATCCGAACGGACGAGGTCCGCCCAGTCCCGCAGATGATGGATGCCAACGGAGGTTTGAGCAATTCATTTGGCGGAggtggcggcagcagcagctccaatCACTCTCACCTGGAGACTAATCGCGGGCCCCACTCACCTGCCCCGTCCAGCTACTCCAGCATGGCCGGCCACTCTTTTGTCAATAATCAACCCAGTGTAATCAACCacccgtcatcatcatcctccGCCTCCAGTCAGCAACAACATTCTCACGCTCTCGACTATTACGGACGGGCGTCCAGCAATGTCGGAGGAGGGCCGCTATCGGGACTTTGTAACGACATGTCTCCCCATCAATCCACATCATCAACACCTCAACCGGCCACGTCATCGCCTCGTCAATTGGAATTCGATCCAGG GATGAGGGAAGGCCATCCGAAAACGGAACACAGGGCCACACCGGCCGAATTGAACGGCGATTCCAGGCATCACCAAATGACTTCTCCCGGtgtcaacagcagcagcagtagcaaaGCGGccgagcagcagcaccacccACCTCCTCCCAGGAGTCATCCGGGCACTCCGCAGCCCATGGCTTACAGGCCTACGCCACCGGCAGTCGCTTATCACGTCCCCAATCAA GATGTTGCAAGTAAGAGCTTATCAGGTCTGGAATCGTTGGTGGACCAAATTCCAAACATGGCCGATGGAGAGcagaatcaacaacaacagcatcaacagcaacagcagcagcaacaacacccaAACGGCTTACATGGTCAGCAACCCGTGGCCGTGTCGACGAGTTTCGGTCACTACAGTACAGCCCCTGCCCAGCCTAGTTTCTCTTATCCTTCAACGTCATTCGGTCACTACGCGCCTCACTACACTACCCCCAATGGAGGATCCTTtccacccaacctctacaatCCAG GTGGCCAAGAATCAGTTTTCAATAGGACGGGGACAGTGTCGTATCCGATGTCGTTCCCAACGTCTCAAATGAACGGTCGGAGTCCTGCCATGGCTGCTGGCTTTCCATACTCTAGTTACGGCCAGGCGTACCCTCATCCGCCGCATAGCGGGGCGCCATCTGGTTTCTCTCCTTACAATCCGCCAGGATCCGGAGGAGTCATCGGCGGTTTCCACCCGAGCACTTCGTACGCCTACGGCACCACGTACGCCCCTTCGTACACGACCACTCAAGCGGCTGCCAGCTACCTCAACGCAGCTGCCGCCAATCACCAAGCCCTCGATGGAAGCCGAGGTCCAAGTGGAGGAGCAGGAGGTGGTGCAGGAGGAGGATCAGCAGGGCCGAAAGATGAGCGAAATTCAGATCCGGCTGCTTTCGGTGGGtactga